From the genome of Lentilactobacillus buchneri, one region includes:
- a CDS encoding glycoside hydrolase family 43 protein: MNNQSTNGGYLFVFFTGTEDSPSAEQLYFALSPDGLHWTDINHNQPVLTSTIGERGVRDSFIMRRQDGHFTIMATDLSIYHRGGWGQAKATTTGSKDLIFWDSADLLSWSTPRAVRMVGEDTGCVWAPEAIYDPAHEAYFVFWSSPNQQTHKMEIWRAYTKDFQHFESTATYAVAKNPKNDLIDMTMVKAGGQFVRASRDGTIPIEQSPSLTGDWQQVTALQDLDLGIQGDTVEGPEIVWLADQQKWCIYVDQFDNGRGYLPILTSDLTSSNPTDWEVAPDYDFGQLKKRHGSIMALTPQEYANLAAKY, translated from the coding sequence TTGAATAATCAATCCACTAACGGCGGCTATCTCTTCGTGTTTTTTACTGGAACAGAAGACAGCCCATCCGCTGAACAACTATACTTTGCCTTAAGTCCAGACGGTCTTCACTGGACCGACATCAACCACAACCAGCCGGTTCTAACATCGACGATTGGTGAGCGCGGCGTCAGGGATTCCTTCATCATGCGCAGACAGGACGGCCATTTCACCATCATGGCCACCGACCTGTCTATTTATCATCGCGGCGGCTGGGGTCAGGCCAAAGCCACTACCACCGGGTCCAAGGATTTGATTTTCTGGGATTCAGCTGATCTACTGAGTTGGTCCACTCCTCGCGCCGTTCGCATGGTCGGTGAGGACACCGGCTGTGTTTGGGCACCGGAAGCAATTTATGATCCGGCTCATGAAGCCTACTTTGTCTTTTGGTCATCCCCCAACCAGCAAACCCACAAAATGGAAATCTGGCGGGCATACACTAAAGACTTCCAGCACTTCGAATCAACCGCAACTTACGCCGTTGCCAAGAATCCAAAAAATGATTTGATCGACATGACCATGGTCAAAGCTGGCGGCCAATTCGTCCGCGCATCCCGTGACGGAACAATTCCAATTGAACAGTCACCTTCACTAACTGGCGATTGGCAGCAGGTGACCGCCCTTCAAGATTTAGACTTGGGCATTCAAGGTGATACGGTAGAAGGCCCGGAAATTGTTTGGCTGGCTGATCAGCAAAAATGGTGCATTTACGTCGACCAATTCGACAACGGTCGCGGCTACCTGCCAATTTTGACGTCTGATCTAACCAGCAGCAATCCCACCGACTGGGAGGTCGCGCCAGACTATGACTTCGGCCAACTCAAGAAGCGTCACGGTTCGATCATGGCCTTAACCCCACAGGAATACGCTAACTTGGCTGCCAAATATTAA
- a CDS encoding helix-turn-helix domain-containing protein: MNPVKVNSVITEYDPISDQKIKYQKIQISESVTVRNISFNSPHYYLVEEGLDIHDPQNFEVPFDNPDVNLRADYQIYREKVGFLQPREIKKVREHLRLSLREVSAILGISYSTLSEIENGLVLHSQIQDTLLRMLEHTYTLSTIVEQHKGLIINSHGLKAYQRIIDKLNAEKNWDS; this comes from the coding sequence ATGAATCCTGTAAAAGTAAATTCAGTCATTACTGAATATGATCCGATTTCTGACCAAAAGATCAAATATCAGAAAATTCAAATTTCTGAATCCGTGACTGTGAGAAATATATCTTTCAACAGTCCACACTACTACCTTGTCGAAGAGGGGCTGGACATTCATGATCCTCAGAACTTTGAAGTCCCATTTGACAATCCTGATGTGAATTTGCGGGCTGATTATCAGATCTATCGTGAAAAAGTTGGCTTCCTGCAACCAAGAGAGATTAAAAAAGTCAGAGAACATCTGAGATTGAGTTTACGTGAAGTGTCAGCCATTTTAGGAATAAGTTATAGTACATTATCTGAAATTGAGAATGGATTAGTATTACATTCTCAAATTCAAGATACACTGTTACGAATGCTTGAACACACCTACACTTTGTCGACGATTGTCGAACAGCATAAAGGCTTGATTATTAACAGTCATGGGCTGAAAGCGTACCAGCGAATTATTGACAAGTTAAATGCTGAGAAAAATTGGGATTCATGA